The sequence below is a genomic window from Macrobrachium nipponense isolate FS-2020 chromosome 40, ASM1510439v2, whole genome shotgun sequence.
CTGAAGACGGTGTAGATGATGGGGTTGAGCGTCGAGTTGAAGTACCCGAGCCACAGGAAGGTCGCGATGAGGTACGGGTTGAAGTCGCACGAGAGGGTACACAGGGGCATGAGCACCGCCAGGATGAAGAAGGGCAGCCAGCAGATGACGAAGGCCCCCGTGATGATGCCCAGCGTCTTGGCCGCCTTCCGCTCCTTCCGCAGCTCGCCCTCCCTGCGGCGGATCTGGTGCGGCGCCACGGGGCTGATGGCCGAGTGGCCTCCGCCGCCGCCCCCGCCGACGCCGCCCATCGTGGCCGAGGAGTCCTCCCTGCTGCTGTCGAGGGGGTGGCCGTTGAGGGTGCTGCCGTTGGAGGTCTTCTCGGGCGAGGGCTGCTGCGACGACATGCGGGTGAAGGTGGTGGTTTCGGAGATGGTGATTGGCCCGCGGCAGAGCGCCGTGTGGGCGTTGGTGCCGATCTTGCGCCGGATGCGCTTGCGGGCGGCCTGGTAGACGCGCCAGTAGAGCACCAGGATCACGAAGAGCGGCAGGTAGAAGGAGGTGATGGTGGCGAAGATCTGGTAGCCGACGTCCTGCGAGATGATGCACATCTTGTTGCGCAGCCTCT
It includes:
- the LOC135211909 gene encoding 5-hydroxytryptamine receptor-like (The sequence of the model RefSeq protein was modified relative to this genomic sequence to represent the inferred CDS: added 287 bases not found in genome assembly), with the protein product MTAIILGVMILATIVGNVFVIAAILLERNLQSVANYLILSLAVADLLVAALVMPLGAVYEVSKEWTLGPELCDMWTASDVLCCTASILHLVAIALDRFWAVTNVDYIHHRSPKRVGGMIALIWSVSFLISAAPMMGWKDPEWHERLRNKMCIISQDVGYQIFATITSFYLPLFVILVLYWRVYQAARKRIRRKIGTNAHTALCRGPITISETTTFTRMSSQQPSPEKTSNGSTLNGHPLDSSREDSSATMGGVGGGGGGGHSAISPVAPHQIRRREGELRKERKAAKTLGIITGAFVICWLPFFILAVLMPLCTLSCDFNPYLIATFLWLGYFNSTLNPIIYTVFSPEFRNAFKRILCGRKRMLQRHSSRFSSVGGRFNRS